One genomic region from Drosophila busckii strain San Diego stock center, stock number 13000-0081.31 chromosome 3R, ASM1175060v1, whole genome shotgun sequence encodes:
- the LOC108602548 gene encoding Golgi-associated plant pathogenesis-related protein 1 isoform X1 produces the protein MRKQLVVLLLCLTLTSVFDHALAEVSAQGFLDEHNRLRALHDCPNLELDDTLSKGCDEYAKTLAAKNELVHAEGPFGENLCSKTGSALECVQLWYDEIKDYDYVKAEFSLAAGHFTQLVWKASKKLGVGWALTADNKQTYVVARYTPPGNTAGEFKENVPEPKNKKKRKGNGHSKGSGSGNGRGRIPCAPSESPHRVHGNMALGQSGSPSCSALNLCQTGVNYHPPHSKCYNGCNNQHK, from the exons ATGCGTAAGCAATTAGTTGTTCTGCTTTTGTGCCTAACGCTGACAAGTGTG TTTGATCATGCTCTTGCTGAGGTAAGTGCTCAGGGCTTTCTAGATGAGCATAATAGACTGCGAGCTTTGCATGATTGTCCCAATTTGGAATTGGATGACACATTGTCTAAAGGATGTGATGAATATGCCAAG aCATTGGCTGCAAAAAATGAATTGGTGCATGCAGAAGGACCATTTGGGGAAAACTTATGCTCGAAGACGGGCTCGGCCTTGGAGTGTGTGCAGTTGTGGTATGATGAAATAAAGGACTATGATTATGTAAAAGCTGAATTTTCTTTGGCTGCTGGGCACTTTACACAACTTGTTTGGAAAGCTTCAAAAAAACTTGGCGTTGGCTGGGCACTGACAGC agaTAATAAGCAAACCTATGTTGTTGCAAGATATACACCACCAGGCAATACTGCTGGCGAATTCAAGGAAAACGTTCCGGaacccaaaaataaaaaaaagagaaaaggaAATGG ccacagcaaaggGAGCGGCAGTGGAAACGGCAGAGGCAGAATTCCTTGCGCGCCAAGCGAAAGTCCGCACAGGGTGCATGGCAACATGGCGCTCGGTCAGAGCGGAAGTCCGAGTTGTTCTGCGTTAAATTTATGCCAGACTGGTGTCAACTACCATCCACCACATTCAAAATGCTACAATGGGTGCAACAATCAACACAAgtga
- the LOC108602548 gene encoding protein PRY2 isoform X3 yields the protein MRKQLVVLLLCLTLTSVFDHALAEVSAQGFLDEHNRLRALHDCPNLELDDTLSKGCDEYAKTLAAKNELVHAEGPFGENLCSKTGSALECVQLWYDEIKDYDYVKAEFSLAAGHFTQLVWKASKKLGVGWALTR from the exons ATGCGTAAGCAATTAGTTGTTCTGCTTTTGTGCCTAACGCTGACAAGTGTG TTTGATCATGCTCTTGCTGAGGTAAGTGCTCAGGGCTTTCTAGATGAGCATAATAGACTGCGAGCTTTGCATGATTGTCCCAATTTGGAATTGGATGACACATTGTCTAAAGGATGTGATGAATATGCCAAG aCATTGGCTGCAAAAAATGAATTGGTGCATGCAGAAGGACCATTTGGGGAAAACTTATGCTCGAAGACGGGCTCGGCCTTGGAGTGTGTGCAGTTGTGGTATGATGAAATAAAGGACTATGATTATGTAAAAGCTGAATTTTCTTTGGCTGCTGGGCACTTTACACAACTTGTTTGGAAAGCTTCAAAAAAACTTGGCGTTGGCTGGGCACTGACA agaTAA
- the LOC108602548 gene encoding Golgi-associated plant pathogenesis-related protein 1 isoform X2, whose protein sequence is MRKQLVVLLLCLTLTSVFDHALAEVSAQGFLDEHNRLRALHDCPNLELDDTLSKGCDEYAKTLAAKNELVHAEGPFGENLCSKTGSALECVQLWYDEIKDYDYVKAEFSLAAGHFTQLVWKASKKLGVGWALTADNKQTYVVARYTPPGNTAGEFKENVPEPKNKKKRKGNGTNLRPTYKYVLLSVIFVMGNL, encoded by the exons ATGCGTAAGCAATTAGTTGTTCTGCTTTTGTGCCTAACGCTGACAAGTGTG TTTGATCATGCTCTTGCTGAGGTAAGTGCTCAGGGCTTTCTAGATGAGCATAATAGACTGCGAGCTTTGCATGATTGTCCCAATTTGGAATTGGATGACACATTGTCTAAAGGATGTGATGAATATGCCAAG aCATTGGCTGCAAAAAATGAATTGGTGCATGCAGAAGGACCATTTGGGGAAAACTTATGCTCGAAGACGGGCTCGGCCTTGGAGTGTGTGCAGTTGTGGTATGATGAAATAAAGGACTATGATTATGTAAAAGCTGAATTTTCTTTGGCTGCTGGGCACTTTACACAACTTGTTTGGAAAGCTTCAAAAAAACTTGGCGTTGGCTGGGCACTGACAGC agaTAATAAGCAAACCTATGTTGTTGCAAGATATACACCACCAGGCAATACTGCTGGCGAATTCAAGGAAAACGTTCCGGaacccaaaaataaaaaaaagagaaaaggaAATGG cacaaatttaagaccaacatataaatatgttttattatcTGTGATATTTGTGATGGGCAATCTTTAA
- the LOC108602460 gene encoding uncharacterized protein LOC108602460, which translates to MDELTKSMTALKSCRAQGLPICEPVLEEIETKIETPAKRLVLLPPRPIKIIDCNCSATEEEEEEEEQQPEPATADDFPVLEDLLNELAEQRTRVAEIDALLALDTLECPDADACVDMELELNKYNEHPEILQLQRDNNKLRSQLQQLRVSCDATDAMMKHLRAGLCRDLMAAAHMQQRFNQLDSFQRTLEREHALCAQRYRHLQREKYDWVDGQAYISSAEAHAQRQTKRLVHKEDYRQQKREAVQLLTPAKLQCRQIHNYMHISLCKLGNGLRLVPPIIIEFLSSNKRLFCPKHAAPQVLKN; encoded by the coding sequence aTGGATGAGCTAACAAAGTCAATGACTGCGCTTAAGAGCTGCAGAGCCCAAGGTTTGCCCATATGCGAACCTGTACTGGAAGAGATTGAGACTAAAATTGAGACGCCAGCAAAGCGTTTGGTGTTACTGCCGCCAAGGcctattaaaattatagattgcaactgcagcgcaactgaagaggaggaggaggaggaagagcagcagccagagccagcgacCGCTGATGATTTTCCAGTGCTGGAAGACTTGCTCAATGAGCTGGCAGAGCAGCGCACACGCGTTGCTGAAATTGATGCGCTGTTGGCTTTGGACACACTCGAGTGTCCCGATGCAGATGCTTGTGTGGacatggagctggagctgaataaatataatgagCATCCAGAGattctgcagctgcagcgtgacaacaacaagctgcgcagtcaactgcagcagctgcgcgtaAGCTGCGATGCTACCGATGCCATGATGAAGCATCTGCGTGCTGGACTCTGCCGCGATCTAATGGCGGCTGCGCATATGCAGCAGCGCTTTAATCAGCTGGACTCGTTTCAGCGCACACTGGAGCGCGAGCATGCGCTCTGCGCTCAGCGCTATCGGCATCTGCAGCGTGAGAAATACGATTGGGTGGATGGCCAGGCGTATATTAGCTCAGCTGAGGCGCATGCGCAGCGGCAAACGAAGCGTTTGGTGCACAAAGAGGACTACAGACAGCAGAAGCGCGAAGCTGTGCAGCTGCTAACGCCCGCCAAGCTGCAATGCAGACAGATACAcaactatatgcatatatcgcTTTGCAAGTTGGGCAATGGGCTGCGTTTGGTGCCGCCGATCATAATTGAGTTCcttagcagcaacaagcgtTTATTTTGCCCCAAGCATGCGGCCCCCCAAGTGTTGAAgaattaa